Part of the Paenibacillus terrae HPL-003 genome is shown below.
AAGATAAAACTGACAAGGAAATTGCTCGAATTTTAGGAATCAGCAGGCAAGCAGTGTCTAAAATGAAATCAAACTTATTGGTGAAGCTTAAAAGAATTATGGAAAAGTAAAGGCTCGTTTGCTTGTCGCAGTCCTCCCGCTTTATCATACAGCGCTGATATTTTGCAATTGAATGATAAAAGGAGGACAAACATGAATAGTACTTCTACTCTGCTCCATTTAGCGCAGAATGGTGACAAAGAGGCAGAAGCCACGTTGATCACTCGTTATGAGCCAGTTATTAATAAATATGCCAAACGAAATGGAAGTATGGACGAGGACTGCAAACAACAGTTGACGATTGCCTTTATCCTGGCAGTTCGGCGCTTTGATCTTAGTCGTTATGAATAAAAATGGACAGGTCATGTGGAGTAGGCTTCGCATGGCCTGTCCATTTTTATTTACATATTATCTACTTTTCCAATTGGATTTTCTGAAAAAGTAATGATAATAATTATCAATTTCATCTTTCCAAGTCAAAGTTAATCTGATATAATACTTCCGAAATACCAAACATCCTACGTTTAATAAAGGAATGATGCTATTGTTAGCTCAGACTCAACGTTTAACCTTGGTGGAACAGGTGGCCTACCAGATCCAGGGGAAGATCGAAAATAGCGAATGGCAAGTAGGGATGCGTATTCCTCCAGAGCCCGAACTAATGGAACAGCTTCAAGTCAGCCGTAATACCTTGAGGGAAGCTATTCGGGCTTTAACGTATGCGGGTCTGCTGAAGACCAGACAAGGGGATGGGACCTATGTCTGCTCCTCAAGTGTTTTGGGGTCAGTGATTAAAAAAGTGATTCAGCATACCGATAAGCTTGAGAGCCTGGAGGTCCGATATGCATTGGAAAGAGAGGCTGCTGTCCTGGCTGCGCTCAGGAGAGGCGAAGAAGATTTGGAGGCGATTCGGACATGCTTGGACCAGTGCAGACAAGCAGCCAGCCAGCATGATCTCAAAGCTTATGCTCACTGGGATGTCGAGTTTCACAAAATGGTGATTGCTGCTTCACATAATCAATTGATGGCGAATTTGTACAATCATATTTCCGAGGCGCTGCAAAACATGGTTTTGGAAACGAAGGACTTCAAAAATGCGACTTTTTATCTCGACTCTCATGATTTGCTTTATCAAGCCATTGCCAATCAGGATTGTCACCAAGCTGAGATGGCTGTTCGTTTATACATTGAAAAGGCCCATGCTAAACTGTGCTAAATGAAGCATTCAAATGTACGGACACGACTAATCCCGTGAATAACAGGTTTGGAGCTTATCAACATACTGTGACGTTATTTCCTCCTATTACCGGCCATACAAAAAGCTGTTTTATTGGACTTCACCTGTGCAGCGATTGCAGACCTGCTCAAATTAGGTTTTCCCATTGCAGTAAACCAATTCGTAGACAAGCTTCTGTCCGAAAAAAATGGTCCCTCTTTTTGGGGCTTCTATAGTGTTTCTGGACATTTATGTATTGAATACCCCTGCTTAAGTACATTGTGAATAATGGCCTTTCGCTTCTATGATATCCATAAAAACGGACACCTTATGATTCGAATTTCCAATGGCTTGAATGAAATAGGCGAGGTGGTACACTATGGTCCCGAGGATTGCAAGGCAAAAGAGGAAATCTCATTTGGGTATGAGGGCTTCGCTCTGGTTCACAACAATATTAACCTGATGATCCG
Proteins encoded:
- a CDS encoding helix-turn-helix domain-containing protein, giving the protein MNSTSTLLHLAQNGDKEAEATLITRYEPVINKYAKRNGSMDEDCKQQLTIAFILAVRRFDLSRYE
- a CDS encoding FadR/GntR family transcriptional regulator; translation: MLAQTQRLTLVEQVAYQIQGKIENSEWQVGMRIPPEPELMEQLQVSRNTLREAIRALTYAGLLKTRQGDGTYVCSSSVLGSVIKKVIQHTDKLESLEVRYALEREAAVLAALRRGEEDLEAIRTCLDQCRQAASQHDLKAYAHWDVEFHKMVIAASHNQLMANLYNHISEALQNMVLETKDFKNATFYLDSHDLLYQAIANQDCHQAEMAVRLYIEKAHAKLC